A window from Drosophila subobscura isolate 14011-0131.10 chromosome O, UCBerk_Dsub_1.0, whole genome shotgun sequence encodes these proteins:
- the LOC117897941 gene encoding box A-binding factor, which yields MIGTEDMSASAGMDISESFRAEDLSKADFFDFVTGPDMGIGIGVGVDSLGVSLHQQQQQQHHQPHQQQQQQQQHHSQHNSHTASHVQVVHQPAISISTQSPQQALCGGGARTNSSMIHDGGGGGAGGGGGGIVVPVGNRNGSSNGGDPTLQGYEFWHQDKDSSRLDSTSIFEDLDRYCWQQQPITASAGNSGATSTNQPSPTSPQSHHHQQQQQQHPHPHQQQQQQQQQTNPSSSSAASSGAGSSSDTISSLDTTDGQIYTLTVLNGGEPWLKRSEAEQLPSSLDLDSLLGSFPGYIKSEYPYDDSGFSTDGKDVIVNGADANGLSSISQVPSQTLPSLVTAISIAGGNDLGQQLAQFQNNNNDWHMADHNADTEQSTAESLLRSALQGKGYAKGLHMQNGLAMPVVKEEDMRRLLFTDDAADALGFADSTLSAAQMFDEAQGMAGVHLTSQQQQQQVQQQHNGNANIIVDDMFLSLENAFSDDFEKIKRIANEVQQFCTGGSSTPTPGADYSSANDVLMQISPNATAITTANQLQPPQPLKPEVSTSTPPTGGAASASATHPSGRSGSGISKPKKQYKRSSSSTTSSSNNNNNNNPNVANNNNSSSSAGGVGGGALGAVMGSSAGSGSSSSSGSASSSSNSPPANSSGSGSSASGQRKERSLHYCSICSKGFKDKYSVNVHIRTHTGEKPFACSLCGKSFRQKAHLAKHYQTHMTQKNNGNLIKGSSSKHQRSSGGSSAAAAAAAAAAAAASINQQRQMTPSLPGMISNPNTPPGILPPANGLLTNR from the exons ATGATCGGCACTGAGGATATGTCCGCATCGGCTGGCATGGATATAAGCGAATCCTTTCGTGCCGAGGATCTCTCCAAGGCGGACTTCTTCGACTTTGTCACTGGCCCCGACATGGGCATCGGCATTGGCGTGGGCGTCGACTCATTGGGCGTCAGCctgcaccaacagcagcagcagcagcaccatcagccccaccagcagcaacagcagcagcagcagcaccacagtCAGCACAACAGTCACACCGCCAGCCACGTTCAAGTGGTGCACCAGCcagccatctccatctccacccAATCGCCGCAGCAGGCCCTGTGTGGCGGTGGTGCgagaaccaacagcagcatgaTCCACGATGGTGGGGGAGGTGGTGCAGGCGGAGGGGGAGGAGGCATTGTGGTGCCCGTGGGCAAtcgaaatggcagcagcaacggaggCGATCCCACGTTACAGGGCTATGAG TTCTGGCACCAGGACAAGGACAGCAGTCGCCTCGATTCCACCTCCATATTCGAGGATCTGGATCGTTACTgctggcaacagcagccgatCACTGCCAGCGCTGGTAATAGTGGAGCCACCAGCACCAACCAGCCCAGTCCCACATCTCCTCAGTCgcatcaccatcagcagcagcagcaacagcatccacatccacaccaacagcagcagcagcagcagcagcagacaaatcCCAGCAGTTCCTCGGCCGCCTCCAGTggggcgggcagcagcagcgacaccaTCAGCAGCCTGGACACCACCGACGGACAGATCTACACCCTGACAGTATTAAACGGCGGCGAGCCCTGGCTGAAGCGCTCGGAGGCAGAGCAGCTGCCGAGTTCCCTGGATCTAGACAGTCTCCTGGGCAGCTTTCCGGGTTACATCAAGTCGGAGTATCCGTACGATGACAGCGGCTTCAGCACAGACGGCAAGGATGTGATTGTGAATGGGGCAGATGCCAATGGTCTCAGCAGTATTTCCCAGGTCCCCTCCCAGACGCTGCCCTCGCTCGTTACGGCCATCTCCATTGCGGGGGGAAATGATTTGGGCCAGCAGTTGGCCCAGTTCCAGAACAATAACAACGACTGGCATATGGCCGATCACAATGCCGACACGGAGCAGAGCACGGCGGAGTCGCTGCTGCGGAGTGCGCTCCAGGGTAAGGGATACGCCAAGGGTCTGCACATGCAGAACGGCCTGGCCATGCCCGTCGTCAAGGAGGAGGACATGCGACGGCTGCTCTTCACGGACGATGCTGCCGATGCGCTGGGCTTTGCCGACTCTACGCTGAGTGCCGCCCAAATGTTTGACGAGGCTCAGGGCATGGCTGGAGTCCATCTCacatcccagcagcagcagcagcaggtgcaacagcagcacaatggCAACGCCAACATCATTGTGGACGACATGTTCCTGTCGCTGGAGAACGCCTTCAGCGATGACTTTGAGAAGATCAAGCGGATCGCCAATGAGGTGCAGCAGTTCTGCACCGGAGGCTCCTCCACGCCCACGCCTGGCGCGGACTACAGCAGTGCCAACGATGTCCTCATGCAAATCTCACCGAATGCGACGGCAATCACGACGGCCAatcagctgcagccgccgcagcctTTAAAGCCGGAAGTGAGTACGTCGACACCGCCCACGGGTGGAGCTGCCTCAGCCTCCGCCACTCATCCGTCTGGCAGATCGGGCAGTGGCATCTCAAAGCCCAAGAAGCAGTAcaaacggagcagcagcagcaccaccagcagcagcaataacaacaacaacaacaatccaAATGTggctaacaacaacaacagcagcagcagcgcaggagGGGTAGGGGGAGGAGCACTGGGCGCGGTCATGGGCAGCAGTGCGGGAAgcggcagctcctcctccagcggcagtgccagcagcagcagcaacagtccgCCCGCCAACTCCAGCGGCTCCGGCTCCTCCGCCAGTGGACAGCGGAAGGAGCGCTCCTTGCACTATTGCTCCATCTGCTCGAAGGGATTCAAGGACAAGTACTCGGTGAATGTCCACATACGCACGCACACGGGCGAGAAGCCCTTCGCCTGCTCCCTGTGCGGCAAGAGCTTCCGGCAGAAGGCGCACCTCGCCAAGCACTACCAGACGCACATGACCCAAAAGAACAATGGAAACCTGATCAAAGGCAGCTCCTCCAAGCACCAGAGATCCAGTGGCGGCTCATctgcggcagccgcagcagcagcagcggcagcagcggcagcctccatcaaccagcagcggcagatgaCCCCATCACTGCCTGGGATGATCAGCAATCCGAACACGCCGCCAGGCATCCTGCCCCCAGCGAATGGTCTGCTCACGAATCGGTAG
- the LOC117899503 gene encoding uncharacterized protein LOC117899503: MDCPALILSCLWLICLGANASKVVQLLDRIRQESHFEYLLLMKNRNATVPDQAWNGSSLAMELMHELKVPALQLDENVSYFLHNSISNRLVSVVYLSNGRLEEHDGLLKALVANLRHMTTSRVVFLMEVKVASEGLLLELFSHCWKMKMLNVLVLFADHERTHTFYRYSPFPNLHMEESLYEPNSTLEIFPNRLRNFLGYRMPMIIGGTSPRMIAYYKRGKLVYEGTVGHFMDVFQRKYNFSFVQPLRPTSPTVFAPSMQTVAAVRNNSVEMSMSLTFPTIPPFGFTYPYEQMNWCLMLPVEADVPTPEYYTRVFDLQAFLVALSTLVVISSLLAMTLWLHGYQVAPYDFLLHESCLRGVLGQSFVEVLRAPTLVRGIYLEICVLGILITAWYNSYFSAYVTAAPKQLPYRSYDDLFASRMKVVAWTPEYAELIGRLAEFRRYDSMFMVVPDFSRYISLRDSFNTKYGYMMHTTKWMVVAEQQKVFSKPLFRMREDFCFFNNIPFGFPIHENSVFIEPILTLIMELAETGLSLHWMQSAFSELIDAGELHFLDLSPLREFRAMQLMDLQYVWYGFAFMSALSSIVWLLEVVVVRHRRHTQSRRLAK; this comes from the exons ATGGATTGTCCGGCTCTGATCCTTAGTTGCCTGTGGTTGATTTGCTTGGGGGCGAATGCCTCAAAGGTTGTGCAATTGCTGGACAGAATACGGCAGGAGTCACACTTTGAAtacctgctgctgatgaagaaCCGGAATGCCACGGTGCCGGACCAGGCTTGGAATGGCAGCTCTTTGGCCATGGAACTTATGCATGAACTGAAGGTTCCTGCGCTACAGCTGGATGAGAATGTGAGCTACTTTTTGCACAATAGCATCAGCAATCGACTGGTGTCCGTGGTTTACTTGAGCAACGGAAGGCTGGAGGAGCACGATGGCTTGCTCAAGGCGCTGGTGGCAAATCTCAGACACATGACCACTTCGCGGGTTGTATTTCTGATGGAAGTAAAAGTGGCAAGTGAAGGACTACTCCTGGAATTGTTTTCGCATTGCTGGAAAATGAAGATGCTGAATGTTCTGGTCTTATTTGCGGACCACGAG AGAACCCACACCTTCTACCGCTACTCGCCTTTTCCCAATCTTCACATGGAGGAGTCACTCTATGAGCCAAACTCTACGCTGGAAATTTTTCCGAATCGATTGCGGAACTTCCTGGGCTATCGAATGCCCATGATTATTGGCGGCACTTCGCCACGAATGATTGCCTACTACAAGCGGGGAAAATTGGTGTACGAGGGCACCGTTGGCCACTTCATGGACGTCTTTCAACGGAAGTACAATTTCAGCTTTGTCCAGCCGCTTCGGCCAACATCGCCGACTGTCTTTGCCCCGTCCATGCAGACGGTGGCCGCTGTGCGGAACAACTCCGTGGAGATGTCCATGTCGCTGACATTTCCCACCATACCGCCCTTCGGCTTCACTTACCCCTACGAGCAGATGAACTGGTGTCTCATGCTGCCCGTGGAGGCGGATGTACCCACTCCGGAGTACTACACGAGGGTGTTCGATCTGCAGGCCTTCCTGGTGGCCCTGTCCACGCTGGTGGTGATCTCCTCTCTGCTGGCCATGACCCTGTGGCTGCATGGCTATCAGGTGGCTCCGTATGACTTCCTCCTGCACGAGAGCTGCCTGCGGGGAGTGCTGGGTCAGTCCTTCGTTGAGGTGCTTCGGGCACCCACACTGGTTCGTGGCATCTACCTGGAGATTTGCGTGCTGGGAATTCTAATCACGGCCTGGTACAACTCCTACTTCTCCGCCTACGTAACGGCAGCGCCCAAGCAGCTGCCGTATCGCAGCTACGATGATTTATTCGCTTCCCGCATGAAGGTGGTGGCCTGGACACCGGAATATGCGGAGCTGATTGGGCGACTGGCAGAGTTCAGAAGGTACGACTCCATGTTCATGGTGGTGCCGGATTTCAGCAGGTATATAAGTCTGCGCGACTCCTTCAACACCAAGTACGGCTACATGATGCACACCACCAAGTGGATGGTCGTcgccgagcagcagaaggtgtTCTCCAAGCCCTTGTTTCGGATGCGGGAGGATTTCTGCTTCTTCAATAACATACCGTTCGGTTTTCCCATCCATGAGAATTCAGTGTTCATTGAACCGATTCTCACGCTCATCATGGAACTGGCCGAAACGGGCCTCAGCTTGCACTGGATGCAGAGCGCCTTCTCGGAGCTGATCGATGCAGGGGAACTGCACTTTCTCGACCTGAGTCCCCTCAGAGAGTTCCGGGCCATGCAGTTAATGGATCTGCAGTATGTCTGGTATGGTTTCGCCTTTATGTCCGCGCTCTCCTCAATCGTCTGGCTACTGGAGGTGGTCGTTGTCCGACATAGACGGCATACACAGTCGAGACGGTTAGCTAAATGA
- the LOC117899512 gene encoding uncharacterized protein LOC117899512, producing MRQLSFFQFILVAVQCTGWQCYELQFLQQLKSELRFEYVLLLGNSEHIWLKGLWQLPVSVIQIDEQFPHVDYNLSKHHSKNFLSIGFVGDDFPETLLEVIHLNLRMLNTVPILFVMRNQKMRVHTLLEWCWRHEFLNVQVIYENCEESGHIICSYTPFPILQFIERRLENTTLLFPPRMTDLHGYQLPIVVGGSAPRLIVYRGADGELIYTGFVGNLMKCIEQRFNCRLVQPHPFNESAIPPALQLIGAVRNGSAEFALSAIYPQRPFAGYTYPFELLSWCLMMPVPEEIPRSELYSMVFEWPAFLLTLLALVAISLVLGMALRLHGYRVRANEFFLHNSCLRGLLGQSFAEVFHAPPLVRGIYLEISVLGILIATWYNSYFSAYVTSAPLRPPFTSYDSIARSQTKVVVWTAEYRILLNYFSSMEKYESIFHLEPDYKQFIELRDSFNTKYGYMLPLEKWLLISQEQKVFSSPLFTMREELCFFRAIPIVFPIKENSIFQEALNRLILESLATGLINHWREMAFTEMIKAGQMSLVDRSKPKEFRAMQLMDLQQISQGFALMMAAAALVFLLELMWFYRQQIRDRAMKFVSTPLGVH from the exons ATGAGGCAGCTGTCGTTCTTTCAGTTCATCCTAGTGGCCGTGCAGTGTACTGGCTGGCAGTGCTACGAGTTGCAGTTTCTTCAGCAACTGAAAAGCGAACTGCGTTTTGAGtatgttctgctgctgggaaaTTCGGAACACATTTGGCTGAAGGGTCTATGGCAGCTGCCGGTGTCTGTCATTCAGATTGACGAGCAGTTCCCGCACGTGGACTATAATCTGAGTAAACATCATTCGAAAAACTTTCTGAGCATCGGTTTTGTGGGTGACGACTTTCCCGAGACATTGCTAGAGGTTATCCACTTGAATTTGAGAATGCTGAACACTGTTCCGATTCTTTTCGTGATGAGAAATCAAAAGATGCGAGTGCACACACTGCTGGAATGGTGCTGGAGGCATGAATTTCTCAATGTGCAGGTTATTTATGAGAATTGTGag GAATCTGGCCACATCATCTGTAGCTACACCCCGTTTCCCATTCTGCAGTTCATTGAGAGACGCCTCGAGAATACCACCCTGCTGTTCCCTCCGCGAATGACGGATCTACATGGATATCAACTACCCATTGTGGTTGGCGGATCTGCACCTCGTCTGATCGTGTACCGAGGGGCCGATGGAGAGCTAATATATACCGGGTTTGTTGGCAATCTGATGAAGTGCATCGAGCAGAGATTCAATTGCCGTCTGGTGCAGCCTCATCCGTTCAATGAATCCGCCATACCGCCAGCCCTGCAACTCATTGGAGCAGTGCGCAATGGAAGTGCCGAGTTTGCTCTGTCGGCCATCTATCCTCAGCGGCCCTTCGCCGGCTATACCTATCCCTTCGAGCTGCTGAGCTGGTGCCTGATGATGCCTGTACCGGAGGAGATTCCACGCAGCGAGCTGTACTCCATGGTATTCGAGTGGCCGGCATTTCTGCTCACTCTCCTCGCGCTGGTGGCCATCTCTCTGGTTTTGGGCATGGCCCTGAGGCTCCATGGGTATCGTGTGAGGGCCAATGAGTTTTTCCTGCACAACAGCTGCCTGAGGGGACTGCTGGGCCAGTCCTTTGCGGAGGTTTTTCACGCCCCTCCTCTGGTGCGTGGCATCTACCTGGAGATCAGTGTGCTGGGGATTCTGATTGCCACCTGGTACAACTCCTACTTCTCCGCCTACGTGACGAGTGCACCGCTGCGCCCACCCTTTACCAGCTACGACAGCATTGCCCGTTCCCAAACGAAGGTCGTGGTTTGGACCGCCGAATACCGAATACTTTTGAACTACTTCAGCAGCATGGAGAAGTATGAGTCGATCTTTCACTTGGAGCCGGACTACAAGCAGTTCATAGAGCTGCGCGACTCCTTCAATACGAAATATGGCTATATGCTGCCCCTGGAGAAGTGGCTGCTGATCAGCCAGGAGCAGAAGGTCTTCAGTTCTCCCCTGTTCACCATGCGGGAGGAACTCTGCTTCTTTCGCGCCATTCCCATTGTCTTTCCCATCAAGGAGAACAGCATCTTTCAGGAGGCCCTGAACCGCCTCATCCTGGAATCGCTGGCAACGGGTCTAATTAATCACTGGCGGGAAATGGCCTTCACGGAGATGATCAAGGCGGGTCAGATGAGCCTGGTCGATCGGAGCAAGCCAAAGGAGTTTCGCGCCATGCAACTGATGGACTTGCAACAGATTTCTCAGGGCTTTGCTTTGATgatggctgcggctgctctggTGTTTCTTTTGGAGCTTATGTGGTTCTATCGTCAGCAAATTAGGGACAGAGCTATGAAGTTTGTAAGCACCCCACTGGGTGTACATTAA
- the LOC117896878 gene encoding allergen Tab y 5.0101-like: protein MSSGKCLTLILLLAGWLTGASGFKFDASAYCDLPYCGANNVVCLKTNYSFECRPMAKFVKLKHYKTEILGAINGFRNKAAIGLTRYLLPAGRMARMDWSDELEYFARADLMTCMPLPRPCMTSPNIPNVGSIFDTDGYPGKEKKNQEVVLNIMSKWFDEGQYVTKEQLMYLEERKDSRSTYRPVLLMTDRNTLVGCSALKFTEDRNNYFYLSCCFSTVGMKHTAIYQIALSAGSLCKRRDIQFKNLCALGEKYPDNMKIYSDQYMR from the exons ATGTCCTCAGGCAAGTGCCTAACGCTGATCCTTTTGCTGGCAGGATGGTTGACTGGTGCTTCGGGGTTCAAATTTGATGCCAGCGCTTATTGCGATCTGCCATACTGTGGAGCCAACAATGTCGTTTGCCTAAAGACA AACTACTCCTTTGAGTGCAGGCCCATGGCTAAATTTGTGAAGTTGAAGCACTACAAGACGGAAATACTGGGAGCGATCAATGGATTTCGGAACAAGGCCGCCATTGGACTGACGCGATATCTGCTGCCTGCGGGAAGGATGGCTCGCATGGACTGGTCCGATGAGCTCGAGTACTTTGCCCGCGCTGATCTAATGACCTGTATGCCCCTGCCACGCCCCTGTATGACCTCGCCGAACATCCCAAACGTTGGCAGCATCTTTGACACCGATGGCTATccaggaaaagaaaagaaaaaccaagaAGTAGTCCTCAACATCATGTCAAAGTGGTTCGACGAGGGACAATATGTTACCAAAGAGCAATTAATGTATTTAGAAGAACGCAAGGACTCTAG ATCGACATACAGGCCAGTGCTGTTGATGACCGATCGCAACACGCTCGTGGGCTGTTCTGCTTTGAAATTCACCGAGGATCGAAATAACTACTTTTacctcagctgctgcttttccacAGTCGGCATGAAGCACACGGCCATCTACCAGATCGCCCTTTCAGCGGGTTCGCTCTGCAAGCGTCGTGATATCCAATTCAAGAATCTGTGTGCCCTCGGGGAGAAGTATCCCGACaacatgaaaatatattcCGACCAGTACATGCGTTGA